A window of Variovorax paradoxus genomic DNA:
TCGACCTGCGCTTTCACAACGGCCTGCTGGCTGCCGCGGGCAACCGCATGATTTCGCAGATGAGCAAGGTGCTCAACGCGCTGCTGCGCACCAGCTTCGAGATATCGACCACCAAGCCCGACGGGCCCACGCTGTCGCTGCCGCTGCATCGCGCGGTGCTCGACGCGGTGATCGCGCACGACCCCGCGAAGGCCGAGCTAGCCATCATCCGGCTCATCGACGGCGCCCGGCAGGACATCGAGGACGTGCTCGGCTCGCGCCGGCGCCTGCCCCGCCTGAGCAGGCCGCCGCCCAGGCTCAAGGCCAGCTAGCAGCCTCGGCGCGGTCCACGCGTTTTCCCGCAGTTCGCATCCGGTTCTTTCCACCCTGGCTCGCCCCCCGAGCCGATTCCACCGAAGAAGAGAAGGAGACAACAAGCATGAAACTCGTCAAATCGTTGATCGCGCCGACGCTGGTTGCGTTGGGCCTCATAGCGGCGGGCAATGCCGCCGCGCAGGAGAAACTCACCGTCTGGTGGGTCAAGGGCTTCTACAAGGCGGAGGACGACGCTCTGTTCGCCGCCATCAAGAAGTTCGAGGAGAAGAACAAGAACGTCAAGATCGAGCTGTCGCAGTACCCGGTGCAGGACATGATCCCCAAGACCGTGTCCGCGCTCGACTCCGGCAGCCCGCCCGACGTGGCGTACGCCGACGTGTACGACTTCCAGGTCACCGGCAAGTGGGCCTACGACGGCAAGCTCGAGGACATCGGCAGCGTGCTCACGCCCATGAAGGACCGTTTCGCGCCCAACACGCTGGAGACCACGTACCTCTACAACGACCAGACCAAGGCCAAGGCGTACTACGCGTTCCCGATCAAGCAGCAGACGATGCACATCGAGTACTGGCGCGACATGCTGGCGGAGGCGGGCTTCAAGGAGTCGGACATTCCCACCGGCTGGAAGGACTACTGGTCGTTCTGGTGCGACAAGGTGCAGCCCGCCAGCCGCAAGGAAAGCGGCAAGCGCACCTTCGGCATCGGCCAGCCGATGGGCGTGGATTCGAGCGACGCCTTCTATTCGTTCCTGACCTTCATGGACGCCTACAACGTCAAGCTGGTGGACGACAACGGCAAGCTGCTGGTCGACGACCCGAAGGTGCGCACCGGCCTCATCGGCGCCATGACCGACTACACCGCGCCCTACACCAAGGGCTGCACGCCGCCTTCTTCCACCAGCTGGAAGGACCCGGACAACAACGTCGCGTTCCACAACAAGACGACCGTGATGACGCACAACGCGACCATCTCCATCGCCGCCAAGTGGCTCGACGACTCGACCAACGCGTCGCTCACGCCGGAGCAGCGCGAGGAAGCGCGCAAGAACTACACCGAGCGCATCCGCACCGCGGGCTTCCCCAACAAGCCTGACGGCAGCAAGATGGTCTACCGCACGGCCGTGAAGACCGGCGTGGTGTTCAAGGACGCGAAGAACAAGGCGCGTGCCAAGGAGTTCGTGGCCTTCCTGCTGCAGGAAGAAAACCTCACGCCGTACGTCGAAGGATCGCTGGGCCGCTGGTTCCCGGTGACCAAGGCCGCGCAGCAGCGCGACTTCTGGAAGGCCGACCCGCATCGCCTGTCGGTCTACAACCAGTACGCAGCGGGCACCGTGACCTTCGAGTTCACCAAGAACTACCGCTTCACCGTGCTGAACAACGAGAACGTGTGGGCCAAGGCCATGAGCCGCATCGTCACCGACAAGGTGCCGGTGGACAAGGCGGTCGACGAAATGATCGCGCGCATCAAGACGGTGGCGGCGCAGTAAGCGCGGCACTTTTGACGAACGCACAGCAGCCGACGCCATGAGCTCGACCGTCACCGCTTCCAACCCCGCCGCCGCGACCACCGCGGCACCTGTTGCCAACCCGGGTGCGCGTCATGCGCGCTGGCAGTTCTGGGGCGCGGTGATGGTCGTGCCCTACCTGCTGGTGTTCGTGGTGTTCGTGCTCTACCCGGTGGGGTACGGGCTCTGGCTCGCACGCCATCCGCAAAGCTACGTGAAGCTGGTCGAAGACCCGATCTTCTTTCGCTCCGTCATCAACACGGTCGTGTTCCTGATCGTGGCCATCAACGTCAAGATGCTGGTGGCGCTGGTGCTGTCGGGCTTCTTCGTCATCTCGCGCTGGTGGATCAAGATCGTTGCGGCGATCTTCATCCTGCCTTGGGCAATGCCGTCGATTCCCACCATCCTGTCGTTCCGCTTCATGCTCAACCCCGAGTGGGGCGTGATCAACACCACCATCTTCCGCCTCACGGGCGCCGACGGCCCCAACTGGCTCAACGACCCGACGTTGGCGCTGGGCTTCGCGATGGTGGTCCATATCTGGAAGTCGCTGCCGTTCTGGACCCTGATCCTGGTGGCGGGGCGGCTGGCCATTCCCGGGGAGCAGTACGAGGCCGCGTCGGTCGACGGCGCTTCGTCGTGGCAGAAGTTCCGCTTCGTGAGCTGGCCCGCGCTCAAGACGCTCTACATCACCTCGCTCATCCTCTCGATGATCTGGACGCTGGGCGACTTCAACAGCGTCTACCTGCTCACCGGTGGCGGCCCCGCCGACCTGACGCACGTGCTGGCCACGCTGGGCATTCGCTACCTGCGTCTGGACCAGGTCGACCTGTCGATGGCATCCATCGTGGTGGCGCTGCCTTTGATACTGCCGCTCGTGTACTTCATGATGAAGAGGCTTTCGAAATGAAACGCTGGACCCCGAAAGCCATAGCGACCGAGGCCAAGCTGCTGCTCATCGGTATCCCGGTGCTGCTGTGGACGCTGATCCCGGTCTATCACATGGCGTTGTTCGCCTTCTCGACCAAGGACTCGGCCACTTCCGGCCACCTGTGGCCGACCACGCCGACGCTGGCGAACTTCAACACGGTGTTCCACCAGAAGCACTTCTACCTGGACCACTTCTGGCTGCAGCTGTGGAACTCGCTGGTGATCGCGTTGTCGGTCGGCGCGATCACGCTGTTCGTGGCCACCACCGCCGCT
This region includes:
- a CDS encoding ABC transporter substrate-binding protein gives rise to the protein MKLVKSLIAPTLVALGLIAAGNAAAQEKLTVWWVKGFYKAEDDALFAAIKKFEEKNKNVKIELSQYPVQDMIPKTVSALDSGSPPDVAYADVYDFQVTGKWAYDGKLEDIGSVLTPMKDRFAPNTLETTYLYNDQTKAKAYYAFPIKQQTMHIEYWRDMLAEAGFKESDIPTGWKDYWSFWCDKVQPASRKESGKRTFGIGQPMGVDSSDAFYSFLTFMDAYNVKLVDDNGKLLVDDPKVRTGLIGAMTDYTAPYTKGCTPPSSTSWKDPDNNVAFHNKTTVMTHNATISIAAKWLDDSTNASLTPEQREEARKNYTERIRTAGFPNKPDGSKMVYRTAVKTGVVFKDAKNKARAKEFVAFLLQEENLTPYVEGSLGRWFPVTKAAQQRDFWKADPHRLSVYNQYAAGTVTFEFTKNYRFTVLNNENVWAKAMSRIVTDKVPVDKAVDEMIARIKTVAAQ
- a CDS encoding carbohydrate ABC transporter permease — translated: MSSTVTASNPAAATTAAPVANPGARHARWQFWGAVMVVPYLLVFVVFVLYPVGYGLWLARHPQSYVKLVEDPIFFRSVINTVVFLIVAINVKMLVALVLSGFFVISRWWIKIVAAIFILPWAMPSIPTILSFRFMLNPEWGVINTTIFRLTGADGPNWLNDPTLALGFAMVVHIWKSLPFWTLILVAGRLAIPGEQYEAASVDGASSWQKFRFVSWPALKTLYITSLILSMIWTLGDFNSVYLLTGGGPADLTHVLATLGIRYLRLDQVDLSMASIVVALPLILPLVYFMMKRLSK